A stretch of the Trichoplusia ni isolate ovarian cell line Hi5 chromosome 25 unlocalized genomic scaffold, tn1 tig00001091_group24, whole genome shotgun sequence genome encodes the following:
- the LOC113506788 gene encoding piggyBac transposable element-derived protein 4-like, with protein sequence MSYSEILSGPLGEELRVDSGSEEEEEPMSLEELRAILEETAEDVEEDPEEHERLSESFNWSSDYSTFRGQPEVYSQAGERGPNIKETDPLKLFTHVWDHDIMNSIVAQTNEYAWQTIAQASELPDGISAHSRLNDWVETTTDELYKLFAVMIFMSLMVAGRVSEYWSTGTLAMPGFRKLMSIKRYWLLMRFLHFVDNNTISVHGSDRKVAKIQPIIDHCNKKFNSMYTPRREISIDESLLLFKGRLSWIQCIRTKAARFGIKFYELCEAVTGYLLKFEVYTGKKYPQTGDSAEDSLYGFTSASAKVVLRLMQRFLNKGHCLVMDNFYNSVTLTRFLKLNKTDVIGTLNRRRMGTPRDIQILNERKLQKAAVVSRHCGDVSVLSWKDVKLVTTVSTYHNADMLPGRRAGQQILKPVVVHDYNKYMGGVDLKDQMLSMYLMERKRGMKWYLKVFKRLINVSILNIFIIHRENSTNPLSHRQFRYKLAEQLAQKYPNLTLSRLIILLLFSA encoded by the exons ATGTCTTATTCCGAG ATACTCAGTGGGCCATTAGGCGAGGAGCTAAGAGTGGATTCGGGCAGTGAGGAAGAGGAGGAACCTATGTCGCTGGAGGAGCTTCGAGCTATCCTGGAAGAGACAGCCGAAGATGTTGAGGAAGATCCCGAAGAACACGAGAGGCTGTCTGAATCTTTCAATTGGTCAAGCGATTATAGTACATTTAGAGGTCAACCGGAAGTTTATTCCCAGGCAGGCGAGCGAGGTCCCAATATTAAGGAAACAGATCCTCTGAAGCTATTCACTCATGTTTGGGATCACGATATAATGAACAGTATTGTGGCACAGACCAACGAGTATGCCTGGCAAACGATAGCGCAAGCATCCGAGTTACCGGACGGTATCTCGGCGCATTCTCGATTAAATGATTGGGTAGAAACCACTACTGATGAGCTGTACAAGCTCTTTGCGGTGATGATTTTTATGTCGCTGATGGTCGCAGGACGTGTGAGTGAATACTGGAGCACGGGTACCCTGGCCATGCCAGGTTTTCGTAAACTTATGAGTATAAAACGGTACTGGCTACTCATGCGTTTCCTGCACTTTGTCGATAACAATACTATCAGTGTTCATGGTTCCGATCGTAAAGTTGCTAAGATACAACCCATCATTGaccattgtaataaaaagtttaatagcatGTACACGCCTCGCAGAGAAATAAGCATTGACGAATCGTTGCTGCTTTTTAAAGGACGCTTGAGTTGGATTCAGTGTATCCGTACAAAAGCAGCACGGTTTggtatcaaattttatgaactttgcgAGGCGGTTACAGGCTATTTGCTCAAATTTGAGGTTTACAcgggaaaaaaatatccacagacAGGGGACTCTGCGGAGGACTCCTTGTATGGCTTTACGAGCGCAAGTGCGAAAGTGGTGCTAAGGCTCATGCAAAGATTCCTCAACAAAGGTCACTGTCTTGTAAtggataacttttataattcagttactttgacacgatttttaaagttgaataagaCCGATGTCATCGGAACTCTGAACAGGCGAAGAATGGGGACACCGAGGGACATACAAATTCTCAACGAAAGGAAACTTCAAAAAGCAGCAGTGGTAAGTAGACACTGTGGTGACGTATCTGTCTTATCCTGGAAAGACGTTAAATTAGTAACCACAGTGTCGACTTACCACAATGCGGACATGTTGCCTGGAAGAAGAGCAggacaacaaatattgaagccTGTGGTTGTGCACGACTACAATAAGTACATGGGCGGTGtagatttaaaagatcaaatGCTGTCCATGTACTTAATGGAACGCAAAAGGGGGATGAAATGGTACTTGAAAGTGTTCAAACGGCTAATAAATGTTagcattttgaacatttttatcatacatcGCGAGAACAGCACAAATCCCCTCAGCCACAGGCAATTCAGATATAAATTGGCGGAGCAACTGGCTCAGAAATACCCAAATTTGACCTTATCTCGGCTAATAATCCTCCTGCTCTTCTCCGCTTAG